The sequence TGCAGCAGGTCGCCGTGCTCGAGCCAGGCGAGCAACAGCGCCGGGATAATGCCCAGCACCAGCCCGAGGTACGGCACGAAGCTGATCAGGCCGGCGATGATGCCGATCGTACCGCCCAGCGGCACCTGGGCGATCCACTTCAGGCCCACGGCGTAGAGCACGGCGAGCAGCGCGCAGACCATCAGCTGCCCGCGCAGGAAGTTGCCCAGCGCCTCGTCGATCCGACGCAGGTGGTCGACGATTGTCTGTTTGTGTCGCGCCGGCAGCATCGAACGGCAACGCTGGATCAGCGAATCGATATCTTTGAGCAGATAGACCCATGCCACGGGGATCACCACCAGCCACAGCAGCGAGACCGCCACGCTGGAGAGGCTGGAGAAGACCTTGGACAGGGCGGCCGTCGCCGGCTGCCGCAACTTTTGGGCCAGCCAGCCCAGGCGCTGCTCGTCGGCCAGCAGTCGGTCGGTGAACTCCGAGTAGCTGTGCGGCAGCTCGACCGAGAACGTGTCCTCGATCCAGGGCACTACATCCTGTGTGACGCGTTGGGCGTAGTCGTTGGTGCGCTGGCCGACCCGTCCCATCTCCTGGGCCACGCCGGGAAACACGATCAGCAACAGCAGGGCCAGCAGCAACGCCAGCGCCAATATCAGAATCAGAATCCCAAGTGAGCGCCGCACGCCCAGGTTCTCCAGGCGGTCGATGATCGGATCG is a genomic window of Candidatus Alcyoniella australis containing:
- a CDS encoding AI-2E family transporter encodes the protein MNQHVPLNVLWNNPWVRLATYVVAVIAAVGLVWYFSTLLTAFAAAFLLAYICDPIIDRLENLGVRRSLGILILILALALLLALLLLIVFPGVAQEMGRVGQRTNDYAQRVTQDVVPWIEDTFSVELPHSYSEFTDRLLADEQRLGWLAQKLRQPATAALSKVFSSLSSVAVSLLWLVVIPVAWVYLLKDIDSLIQRCRSMLPARHKQTIVDHLRRIDEALGNFLRGQLMVCALLAVLYAVGLKWIAQVPLGGTIGIIAGLISFVPYLGLVLGIIPALLLAWLEHGDLLHPALVCAVFVVVQLAEGNFITPKIVGEKLGLHPVLVIFSIMVWGQVLGFLGILLALPITAVLKVFWEDFVKWYSDQYLSAAGGDADG